The Ananas comosus cultivar F153 unplaced genomic scaffold, ASM154086v1, whole genome shotgun sequence sequence TCTATACTTCTTTCCCTCTTCTTTGTTTTGGTACTTATCGAATGTTAGTTCTTGAAATGCCTTTTGAGGCAATGATGATGTGAAGGAAAAAAGATAAGAGATTTGGACGGTCTAAAGCCCTTGCCGACCATCTCTTAAGTTTGCTATTTCCTCTGCTGATTGCCTTACGATAGTAGAGCGAGTCTCTTTATACTTCACATTGCAGATTACTGGTGTTGCTTTACAGATTGATAAGAAAGGGTATGTTGCTCCGAGCCCACCACTCCCTCGGCGACGGCGCCTCCCtcacctccctcctcctcgcctGCACCCGCCACTCCGGCGACCCCTCCGCCCTCCCCTCCCTTCCCTCCGCCACcccgcgccctcgccctcgccatGGCCTCCTCCTCTGACTCTGGTCCCTACTCGCCATGGCGTGGCACACCCTCGTCGACCCCGCGCTcttcgccgccaccgccgcgttCCTCGCCGACTCGCCCACGCCGCTCAAGGCCCCGCCCTTGCCCCCCGGGGACTCGCGCGGCGTCGGCCGCCGCCGCAAGCGTTTCGTCCACCGCACCACCAGCTTCGACGACGTCAAGCGCGTCAAGAACGCCATGGGCTGCGTGAGCGCTCTCCCCTTCCCTCCTCCCCGCCCCCCCTCTCTCGATCTAGGGCTTTTTCTCTTTACTGCGAATTTTGTTGGTGAGCGATCAATGCGCGGCGATTGATCCGAAATTTGATTGATCTCTTCTTCGTTTACTCCTAGACCGTGAATAATGTGTTGGTGGGAGTTACGTCGGCGGGCCTTTCTCGCTACCTCAGCAGGAAATTTGGTGAGTACAGGTGTTCGACGTAATTACTAGTGTTGAATCTTGTGATAATCCctgtattttttgttttgttttgttttgttttgataATACAATTTAGTCTTCATCACAGCTTTTCTCCATCTCGCTCTAATAGATAGTTTCCTGATCTCACACAATTTTTGCAGCGCCATCATTGGTTTCAATTTGTAGGTCGTATGAACTCGCCATGTGAATAACAATAATATGCAGAAGTGACGATTTTATCGACAATTTGTGCATTCGACGTGATTGAACATTCGATAATTCTATCGGTCACGCGTTCTGCGCAGACACTGATTAATctttttagtgaaaaatttaAGGATCAAATCATAATTTGTGAAAAGTTCAGTAACTAGCTGTGTATGTTTAATCTTACTTTTACTGCTAGTTtgctcttcttcgtcttctctgCTTCTTCGTGTGATTGCAAATTTTGCTATGTAATTGTTCCGCATGTGAAACAGATGAcgggaaaaagagagaaaaactgCTAGCGAACCTTCGAGTGAGATCGACACTACTCGTCAATGTTCGATCTACAGTAGGGATTCATGCAAGTGCTTTACCTTCTCACTAAacctaaattttctttttccttttttaggtTATAATGGGATCTTTAGAACTAATCATTATTGTTTATTCAATATAAGTAGGATTTGGCGGAGATGATGAAGAGGGCGAAGGATGGGCCGAAATGGGGGAATTGGATCGTGCGACATCTCGAAGGATATGTAGTAAATATTGCAGAAAAATAAATCTATGCATGATACAAGGTAAGTTATAAGGAACAATACGCTTTGGAGAAACATTTAGGGCCAAGTCGTAATACGCCAAAAGGTCAGAAACCTAAGGAGCTATCGCTCGGTATTGAACCTCTTAAAGATGGACCTTTCAATTCATGCAATTCTCAATAGAAGATCCATTACGAACAGTGAATTTTCAATAGAAGAAGGTTAACAGTATCAAGAAGATCAATTACGAACAGTGAATTCTCAATAAAAAAAGGTTATAGTTGTCGGAGAGAAAGGAAGGTTTGCGCAAATCCAGAGTCAATATTTCAGGGTGACTCTTTTTTCGAGAGACCGCATCGTCTTGTAAAAAGTATTCGGACtacaacaaaagtaaaaaaaaatggtcgCATTGCTTTGTTAGAGGAAAACGTAAGCGGCAACACCATTAAAGTTCCTACAGCGGCGGAGGAGGCACGCGTCGGACCGGTTCGAGTGGCTTCTTGTAGCTGATTTTTAGCGATAGGACAGAGGGTCTTCGGGGGAATGAGATGCgatccaccttcttctttttctcctcttttttgaAGAAGATGTGGATTGGAAATGCCATCGGCGGCTGAGGATCAGAAACAATTTTAGGTAATCCTTACTATCCAATTTAGGATGATCGCATTATCCTTTGTTAAAAGCATGTTCGGCGAGTTCGTTCATCTTGCCAACACTTGGtaagatattgaaatttttaaaaacaattttaGGTAATTTCATTTTGAGCACTCGTGATCGCGGGAAACTGAGACTATCGTCCTCTCATCCCCGAGAAGGGgggctgcgccgccgccgcggatcAGAGGGCcgtcaccgccaccgccaccgagGCTTTCAATATCTTACCAAGCGTTGGCAAGATGAACGAACTCGCCGAACATGCTTTTAACAAAGGATAATGCGATCATCCTAAATTGGATAGTAAGGATTTACCTAAAATTGTTTCTGATCCTCAGTCGCCGATGACATTTCCAATCTACATCTTCTTcaaaaaggaggaaaagaagaagaaggtggatcGCATCTCGTTCCCTTGAAGACCCCCTGTCCTATCGCTAAAAATCTTCTACAAGAAGCCACTCGAACCGGTCCGACGCGTGCCTCCTCCGCCGCTGTAGGAACTTCAATGGTGTTGCTGCTTACGTTTTCCTCTAACAAAACAATGCgaccattttttttccttttgttgtaGTCCGAATACTTTTTACAAGACGATGCGTTCTCTCGAGAAAAGAGTCATCCTGAAACATTGACTCTGGATTTGCGCAAACCTTCCTTTCTCTCCGACAACTATAACCTTTTTCTATTGAGAATTCACTGTTCGTAATGGATCTTCTTGATACAGTTAACCTTCTTCTATTGAGAATTCACTGTTCGTAATGGATCTTCTATTGAGAATTGCATGAATTGAAAGGTCCATCTTTAAGGGGTTCAATGCCGAGCGATAGCTCCTTAGGTTTCTGACCTTTTGGCGTATTACGACTTGGCCCTAAATATTTTTCCAAAGCGTATTGTTCCTTGTAACTTACCTTGTATCATGCATAGGTTTATTTTTCTGCAATATTTACTACATATCCTTGGAGATGTCGCACGATCCAATTCCCCCATTTCGGCCCATCCTTCGCCCTCTTCATCATCTCCGTCAAATCCTACTTATATTGTATAAACAATAATGATTAGTTCTAAAGATCCCATTATAacctaaaaaaggaaaaagaaaatgtaggTTTAGTGAGAAGGTAAAGCACTTTCATGGATCCCTGCTGTAGGTCGAACATTGACGAGTAGTGTCGATCTCACTCGAAGGTTCGCTAGcagtttttctctcttttttctgtCATCTGTTTCACATACGGAACAATTACATAGCAAAATTTGCAATCacacgaagaagaagagaagacgaagaagagcaAACTAGCAG is a genomic window containing:
- the LOC109705393 gene encoding O-acyltransferase WSD1-like; protein product: MAWHTLVDPALFAATAAFLADSPTPLKAPPLPPGDSRGVGRRRKRFVHRTTSFDDVKRVKNAMGCTVNNVLVGVTSAGLSRYLSRKFDDGKKREKLLANLRVRSTLLVNVRSTVGIHDLAEMMKRAKDGPKWGNWIVRHLEGYVVNIAEK